From a single Arachis hypogaea cultivar Tifrunner chromosome 3, arahy.Tifrunner.gnm2.J5K5, whole genome shotgun sequence genomic region:
- the LOC112789797 gene encoding mannan endo-1,4-beta-mannosidase 2 — MVAGNGLFYPIFGFASLVLFIYMSFGDMRLGFEEGPEVSFVGRNGTQFVLDGKPFYINGWNSYWLMVQSVDDYSRPRVREMLRAGAKMGLTVCRTWAFNDGDYNALQTSPGVFNEQAFKALDYVIAEARRHGVRLLLSLVNNLHAYGGKTQYVEWAWQEGVGLSSSNDSFFYDPSIRSYFKNYVKTILTRKNTITGIEYRNDPIIFGWELINEPRCMTDPSGDTLQDWIEEMSAFVKVIDKNHLVTVGLEGFYGPNDPKRLTVNPEAWASRLGSDFIRNSKTVNVDFTSVHIYPDHWFREEVYEDYMKFVSKWMLSHIEDGDKVLNKPVLFSEYGLSDTIKNFSLSNRENMYRVILNIIYKSAKKRRSGAGALVWQFLAGGMTEFLDDFGMVPWERSSTYSLFVEQACRLAKLNGWTQRDMSFKEFC, encoded by the exons atggtggctgggaatggTTTATTTTATCCCATTTTCGGTTTTGCATCGTTGGTTCTATTCATTTACATGTCTTTTGGGGACATGAGGTTGGGTTTTGAGGAAGGGCCAGAAGTGTCTTTTGTGGGTAGAAACGGTACACAGTTTGTGTTGGATGGAAAACCTTTCTACATCAATGGTTGGAACTCTTACTGGTTAATGGTGCAATCTGTGGATGATTATTCAAGGCCAAGGGTGCGTGAGATGCTGAGAGCTGGGGCCAAGATGGGACTCACTGTCTGCAGAACTTGGGCTTTCAATGATGGTGACTACAATGCCCTTCAAACTTCACCTGGTGTCTTCAATGAGCAAGCTTTCAAG GCTTTGGATTACGTTATAGCAGAAGCAAGGCGCCATGGAGTTAGGCTGCTCCTAAGCTTAGTGAATAACTTGCACGCATATGGTGGGAAGACTCAATATGTTGAATGGGCATGGCAAGAAGGGGTCGGACTAAGCTCATCTAATGATTCTTTTTTCTATGATCCATCAATTCGTAGTTATTTCAAGAATTACGTAAAG ACTATTCTGACAAGGAAAAATACTATTACTGGAATCGAATATAGAAATGACCCCATCATTTTTGGTTGGGAGTTAATTAACGAACCTAGGTGCATGACTGATCCTTCTGGAGACACTCTCCAA GATTGGATAGAAGAAATGTCAGCTTTTGTCAAAGTGATCGACAAGAACCATCTTGTGACTGTTGGTCTTGAAGGCTTTTATGGTCCTAATGACCCGAAGCGTTTGACGGTCAACCCTGAGGCCTGGGCATCCAGACTTGGATCTGATTTTATTAGGAATTCCAAAACTGTGAATGTCGATTTCACCTCTGTTCATATATACCCTGACCACTG GTTTCGCGAGGAAGTATATGAAGACTATATGAAATTTGTCTCCAAGTGGATGCTTTCGCACATTGAAGATGGAGACAAGGTTTTGAATAAGCCGGTCTTGTTCTCCGAATATGGATTATCAGACACAATCAAGAACTTCTCGCTCTCTAACCGAGAAAACATGTACAGAGTGATTTTAAACATTATCTACAAATCTGCTAAGAAAAGAAGGTCAGGAGCCGGCGCCCTAGTCTGGCAATTCTTAGCCGGAGGAATGACCGAGTTCCTTGACGATTTTGGGATGGTCCCATGGGAGAGGTCGTCGACATATTCGCTTTTCGTCGAACAAGCCTGCAGATTGGCCAAACTCAACGGATGGACTCAAAGGGACATGAGCTTCAAAGAATTTTGTTAA